CGCACGCAGCTCTTTCAGCACGCGGGCGTGCATGCGCGAGGCCCAGGAGACCGACATCCCCAGCTCTTCGGCCAGCTCCGAGAGGGTGCGCTTCTCAAAATAATACCCCTCAATGAGGGCTCTGGCGCGCTCATCAAGCTCGGCCACAAGCTCGCGCACAAGGCGCTCGTCCTGCTCCTTCTCCAGCGCATCGAGCGCCGGGGTTTGCCGCCCGCGCAGCGCCTGCTCCGGCGGCTGGCTGAGCACGTAGACCATATTGAGATCGCCGGCGATGTCGCCCAGAAGATCCATGCGCTCCTCGATCGTGCGCTCCTGACGGCTCACGTACACCACGTGTGAGTAGGCCTGGAGCACCTCGTTGGCGGCCTGCTCGTAGACGCTCTGCTGGCTGATCACCTGGGCGTGACGCCGGCACGCGTCGAGCATTGCCCCGCGGATCCGGTAGTACGCGTAGGTCAGAAAGCGGGAGTTGATCTCGGGATCAAAACGCTCATATGCCGCCAGAAGCCCGGTAAAACCCCAGCTGACAAGGTCATCAAAGCTCAGCTCTTCGCCGGTGCTGTGATGGACCTGATGGGCGACCTTGTAGACCAGCTTCTGAAAACGCCGGATCAGCTCAAGGGTGTCGTCGGGCAGGGGACCGGTGATGTCACGGGTGGCTTTCGCCTGGCTCGTCTGAATCATGGCGTCGGGGATCCGGCTTGAGCGCCGTAGCGCATCAGGTTGCCGCATCCTCTTTGCCGACGAGGTCCAGGTCCGTGACAGGGCTCAACGCGGATCATCGCAATGACGATCGCCGGCGAGCTACAACAGCACCGTGGCCTCACCACATCGGGCGAAGAGGATGCTGACCTGTACACCGGGGGCCGCTACGATACGGCCCAACCCCCACAACAAGCAGGTCAAACGATTAGGAATGGGGCTACTCTAGCCCGAGGTTTTTCCGCTGGCAAGCTGCCCGGTTGCTGCGCACCATCGGCTGCACTACACTCCGCACCGCAGCGGCCATCTGAGGCCCCTACCCAGTGAACCTCCACCTTTCTACGGGGTGTTTGTGGAAGATCAGGAACTCCAACTCGTTGAGCGCGCCCAGGCCGGCGACCGGGAGGCGTTTAAGGAGCTCGTCGAGACCTACCAGCGTAAGGTCTACGGCATCTGCATCGGGATGCTCAAAAACCCCGATGACAGCATGGATGTCAGCCAGGAAGTGTTCATCAAGGTCTACCGCTACCTTGAGAAGTTTAACCGCCAGTCGAGCTTTTACACCTGGCTCTACCGGATCACGGTGAACATGTGCATCGACTTTTTGCGCAAGAAAAAGCGCGTGCAGGAGGTCGACTACGACGACGGCATTCTGCGCGGCAGCGACGAGGTCGAGGGCGATGAGCATATCCTTCCCTCGCGCCTGGGGCTGAACCCCGACAAGGTCTACGGCCGAAAAGAGCTGCGCCAGAAGATGCTCGAGGCCCTGGAGACGCTCTCGGAGAAGCACCGCACGATCTTGATTCTTCGGGAGGTTGAGGGGCTGAGCTATGAAGAGATCGCCGATGTGCTCAACATCTCCAAGGGCACGGTGATGAGTCGCCTCTACCACGCGCGGCGCTACTTCCAGACCGCCGTCGAGAGCTACGTGGGTGATGAGCTTAAGGTGAGCTAAGCGCTGATCTTTGTTTTGAATAGCGCGCCTTTGAGCTGCGTCTAGCTCGCAGGAAAGGATCTTCCCTTCACATCACCCGCAAGGCCGTCTCCCCGTGTGAGACCGAGGCCCCGATGACCCAAGAGAATCTGACATACGAGCAGGCGCTTCGCCTGCAGCGCTACGTTGACCGGGAGCTCCCCGCGGAGGAGCGCGCCGCGATCGAAGAGGCCCTGGCCACGCGCCCGGGCTGGCAGATCTATGTGGCCGCCCTCCAGGAGCTCAAACTCGCCGTCGAGATGGCCGCCGAGGCCGCCTGGGAGCGCGCTCCCGCGGTCGATGCCGCCACGATTGCGCGGCTGGCGCAGGCCGCCTCCGATCTCAGCGAAAGCTCCCTCGATGAGCTCGCCCCGATGCTGGAGCGTTTTCATGATGGCGAGGTCGATGAGGCCGAAGGCGCCGTGATCGCCGCGCTGCTGGAGACGCGCGAGGATGTGGCCGATTACCTGGCCGAGCTCGACGCGATGAGCCAGAGCATCCGAGGCAGCGATCTGAGCGCCGGCGCCGACTTTGACGACTTCTGGCAGAAGATCGAAGCCGGCATCGATCAGGCCGACCACGCCAGCAGCGATGCGCCCGTGGCCGAACTCAGGCCCGCGATTCC
The nucleotide sequence above comes from Lujinxingia vulgaris. Encoded proteins:
- a CDS encoding sigma-70 family RNA polymerase sigma factor is translated as MIQTSQAKATRDITGPLPDDTLELIRRFQKLVYKVAHQVHHSTGEELSFDDLVSWGFTGLLAAYERFDPEINSRFLTYAYYRIRGAMLDACRRHAQVISQQSVYEQAANEVLQAYSHVVYVSRQERTIEERMDLLGDIAGDLNMVYVLSQPPEQALRGRQTPALDALEKEQDERLVRELVAELDERARALIEGYYFEKRTLSELAEELGMSVSWASRMHARVLKELRARVEGESQYEALSPQV
- a CDS encoding RNA polymerase sigma factor — translated: MEDQELQLVERAQAGDREAFKELVETYQRKVYGICIGMLKNPDDSMDVSQEVFIKVYRYLEKFNRQSSFYTWLYRITVNMCIDFLRKKKRVQEVDYDDGILRGSDEVEGDEHILPSRLGLNPDKVYGRKELRQKMLEALETLSEKHRTILILREVEGLSYEEIADVLNISKGTVMSRLYHARRYFQTAVESYVGDELKVS